The Vibrio rhizosphaerae genome contains the following window.
AGATCGCCGCCCCACAGAAGAGCAAAGCAAAGAAAGTGGTAACAAACGAGACACCGGCACCATCACGATAGATCAAAGCCACCAGCGCAGGCGCCAGCATAGAAACACTGAATAAGGCAAGGAGTAATCCGACTATACGGATAATAGAACGAAATTGCATGATGGTATGGCTGATTCTGACCTTAGTTGTTTAATTCATCATCTGAACTGACAAGCACTCTTGCACTACTTTTATTGGTTATCACTTGGATAAACTCTTCGATATATCGAACTTCAATCTCAATCGTGATAACAACGTGTTGAAGATACTGTGCTTCGCGCTCCTGAGCGCCAAATTGCTGAATAACGGATTGAGCCAAAGGAATCAATCCATAGTCTAGCGCCAAGTTTAATGTCTTGGTGATTTTTCTTTCGATAGTTTGAAGTTGCTTAAGCGCTTGTTGAACGCCACCACCATAGGCTTTGACTAATCCACCGGTTCCCAACTTCACACCACCATAATAACGTACAACCACGGCTGTAATTTCGCCAACGTTTGCGCCTGACAACTGCGCTAAAATTGGCTTTCCCGCAGTACCTGAAGGTTCACCATCATCACTAAACCCCCACGCCATCGAATCATCAGGGCGTCCTGCGATAAACGCCCAGCAGTGATGTCTCGCATCGGGGTATTGATGTTTGATCTGCTCAATAAAGGCCTTGGCAGACTCAACCCCGGGCGTATGGTGCAGAAAAGTCATAAACAGACTTTTTTTGATCTCTTCATCATAACGTACGGAAGTGGCCGGAATCGCATAAGGCTGATCGTTCATTGAATATTTAGTATCACATCAAATCAAACAGGCGTGACAGTCTATCACGACCATGAAGAAAAGTGCTGCGGATCTAAAAAAACGGAATTTATCTTTTCATTTATTGCAGTTATCTCAACTTGTAGCCACACTTTTTGAATATAAAAACAAGTCATCGTACCAGTTGACTCACTACAAATGCATGTCAGGAGATAATTCATGATCTTTCAGTCAAAGACATTGCAGGTAAAGGAAATAGAAGGCGGTATCCTTGAGCTGCAGTTTTGCACACCTAAGTCGGTCAATACACTTGACACGGCAACCCTGAGCTATCTGGATAAAGCATTGGATGCAATCCTAGACTTTCCGGGACTTACTGGCTTAATACTGACATCCGACAAAGAGAGCTTTATTGTCGGGGCCAATATCAATGAGTTTTTAGGTTTATTCCAGTATCCGAGTGAGGCGCTGGAACAATGGCTTCACGATGCTAACCAAATTTTCTGTAAGCTTGAAGATCTACCGGTACCGACCGTCTCAGCAATACGTGGCTATACCTTGGGTGGTGGGTGTGAGTGTGTACTCGCTACTGATTTCCGGGTTGCAGCCCAAACAACAAAAATCGGCCTGCCAGAAACAAGACTCGGCATTATGCCCGGATTCGGAGGCTGTGTTCGCCTGCCAAGATTAATCGGTGCAGATAATGCCTTAGAAGCGATTGTTCAGGCAAAAATATTCAATGCAGAACAGGCTTTGGCTGTCGGATTTGTTGATGCGATCACGACAGAAGAAGCACTGGTCGCAACCGCAAGACAAACACTCGACGATGCAATCCACAACCGGATTGACTGGAAGAGAGTAAGACAGGAAAAAGGTGCACCGCTTGCTTTATCTCCCGTAGAACGTTTGATGGTCTTCTCGACAGCTAAGGGAATGACGCATCAAAAAGTAAGTACTCACTACATGGCACCATTTTTAGCGATTGAGACGATCGAGTCCTCAGCAACGCTATCCAGGGATGAAGCACTCGATATCGAGCGGAAGAACTTTGTCACACTGGCAAAATCGGATCAGGCAGCCGCATTGGTCAGTATTTATCTCAATGACCAGTATATTAAAGGCCTCGCCAAAACAGCCAAACAGTCGCTCACCCACCCCATCAATCACAGTGCTGTCATTGGTGCCGGGGTGATGGGTGGCGGTATTGCCTATCAATCCGCGATCAAAGGGATTCCTGCGATTTTAAAAGATATTGTACCTGACTCCCTGAATCTGGGGATGGATCATACCGCGCAACTGTTGGAGCAAGGCGTGAAGCGAGGTAAGCTATCTCCCCGGGACATGGCCAATACTCTGGCTTCGATTCGCCCGACACTCAACTATACCGGTATCGAAGAAGTGGATGTCGTCGTTGAAGCTGTCGTAGAGAACCCTAAAATCAAATCATCCGTTCTCAAAGAACTGGAAGAAAAAGTTACGTCGAATACCATTCTGACCTCAAATACCTCAACCATTCCGATCACCCAGCTGGCTGCGGGCTTATCAAGGCCTGAAAAATTCTGTGGCATGCATTTCTTTAACCCGGTACATAAAATGCCGCTGGTTGAAATTATCCGCGGCAAAGAAACCAGTGACGAAACCATTAATACGGTTGTCGCTTTTGCTGCCCATATGGGCAAATCACCGATTGTCGTTAACGACTGTCCGGGATTTTTTGTCAACCGCGTTCTCTTTCCTTATTTTCTGGCCTTTTGTCAGTTACTTGATGAAGGGTACGACTTTGTCCAAATTGATCAAATCATGGAGAAAGATTTTGGCTGGCCAATGGGGCCTGCCTATTTGCTCGATGTCGTCGGTATCGACATCGCTTATCACGCACAGCAGGTAATCTGCCAAGCCTACCCGACCCGAATGAAAGCCTCCCCGGATAACATCATAACCCGGCTCTATGAAGCGAAAAAATTCGGCCAGAAAACTGGCGCAGGCTTTTATCAGTACTATACGGATAAACGCGGCAGGAACCAGAAAGTATTGTCGTCGGACATTCATCAACTGGTCTACCCATCGAAAGAACCATTGCCAGTCACAGACAAACAAATGATCATCGATCGCATGATGATTCCGATGATGAATGAAGTCATTCTTTGTATGGAGGAAAATATTGTTTTCTCCCCTGCGGAAGCAGACATCGCCCTCGTGTACGGGCTCGGATTCCCACCGTTCAGAGGCGGTGTTTGCCGTTATCTCGATACAATCGGGATACAACAATATATCCAAACGGCTCAGTCATATCAGCGTTTAGGAGAACTCTATCACGTCCCGAAATCTCTTGAAGTGATGGTTCGTGAAGCAAGAGTTTTCTATCCCATCCACCATGAAAAATCAGAATCAGAGAGAGGATAAGCGTATGAGTAAGCAAGCCGTGATCGTAGATTGTATCCGTACACCGATGGGCCGATCGAAAGAAGGGGTGTTTCGCCATACTCGTGCAGAAACACTATCCGCACATTTGATGCAATCCCTGATTCAACGTAACCCACAAATTCCGTTGACTGATATCGAAGATATCTATTGGGGATGTGTTCAGCAAACCCTCGAACAGGGAATGAATATAGCGCGTAATGCCGCTGTTCTGGCCGGACTGCCGTTTGAAATCGGTGCCGTCACAGTGAATCGACTGTGTGGTTCATCGATGCAGGCCTTGCATGATGCTGCGAGATCGGTGTCTGTCGGCGATGCCGATATTTGCCTCATCGGTGGTGTTGAACATATGGGGCATGTGCCGATGACACATGGTATTGATATGCATCCCGGCCTGAGTAAACATGCGGCGAAAGCAGCTGGGATGATGGGGCTGACGGCTGAAATGCTGGCCAAACAAAATCAGATTAGTCGAGACGCACAAGATCAATTTGCCCTGCGCTCCCATCAGCGAGCAGCACAGGCAACGGAGCAAAAATTATTTCAGCGGGAAATCGTACCGACCCAAGGCCACAACGAACAAGGCGCTTTGATATCTCTGCAAGAAGATGAAGTTATTCGTCGCGATGCTTCACTCGAGGCTCTTGCCTCGCTCAAACCGGTTTTCGACCCGGCCAGCGGCACTGTCACAGCCGGCTCTTCTTCGGCCTTATCAGATGGAGCATCGGCAATGATTGTGATGAGCGAAGAAAAGGCACAACAGCTCGGATTACCGATCCGGGCGAAAATTCGGGCAATGGCTGTCGCAGGATGCGAACCTTCCGTAATGGGTATAGGCCCGGTCCCTGCGACCCGTAAAGCACTAAAAAGAGCCGGATTATCTTTGCACGATATCGAAGTCATTGAACTGAATGAAGCTTTTGCCGCACAAGCGCTTTCTTGTATTCAACACTTTGAATTGATGGATAGCTTTGATGATAAAATGAACCTATGGGGCGGCGCGATAGCATTAGGTCACCCGCTGGGATGCTCAGGGGCCAGAATATCCACAACACTATTAAATGTAATGGAACATCAGGATGCCCAGTTCGGACTGGCAACCATGTGTATCGGTATGGGGCAAGGTATTGCGACGATTTTTGAGCGCGTCCGCTGATCAGCCACAATCCCCATCAGCAGTAATCTTCCCCCAACGAAAAAGGCTCCTCATTGGAGCCTTTTCACTGATGTATATCTCTAGCGTTCTTATTTTTTCACCGGTCTCTGCCAGCCTTCAACCCGACGTTCTTTCGCCCGGGTAATCACTAATTCACCTTGAGCAACATTGCGAGTTAATGTTGTCCCGGCACCAATGGTTGCCCCATCTTCAATCGTGACCGGCGCCACCAGCTGACAATCAGATCCGACAAAGACATCATCACCAATGACGGTTTTATGTTTATTCGCACCATCATAGTTACAGGTAATCACCCCGGCACCTACATTAACGCGATCACCGATTTCCGCATCGCCCAGATAAGTAAGATGATTGGCTTTCGAACCTTGGCCTAAACGTGCATTTTTCACTTCAACAAAATTACCGACATGTGCATCATCTTTTAACTCAGCACCCGGTCTCAAACGAGTAAACGGTCCGACGGTACACATTTCTCCGACAGTCGCACCTTCAATGACGCTGTACGGACGAATGATGGTGTTGTCATCAATTTCACAATCCTTCAATACCGAACCAGCGCCGATAATCACGTTATTGCCCAGCGAAACACTGCCTTCAATCACGACATTCACATCGATCTCAACATCATAACCGCACTGCAATTGACCTCTGAGATCAAATCGAGCCGGATCGCGAAGCATCACGCCCTGTGTTAAAAGTTTATTCGCCAGCGAATGCTGATAAGCTCTTTCCAAACGAGACAGCTGAACACGATCATTGACCCCTTCAACTTCCATCGGATCAAGCGGATGAACTGCCTGAATCGCTCTGCCTTCTGCATGAGCAGCCGCAATCACATCCGTCAGATAATATTCACCCTGAGCATTATTATTTTCTAATCCAGATAACCAACGTTTCAGATCGTTCCCGGAAGCGACCATCACACCGGTATTTACTTCTTGGATCGCGAGCTCTGCTTCTGAAGCATCTTTTTGCTCAACAATAGCAACGACAGTATCATTGTGACGGACAATTCTTCCATATCCTGTGGGATTGTCTAAAACAACGGTTAATAACGCGATCCCGCCTTGTGGCTGTGAAGCCAGTAAATTGTCGATAGTCTCTTCCGAAATCAGCGGTACATCACCATATAAAACAATGATCTGCTCATCATCCTGAAAATAAGGTGCAGCTTGATCGACGGCATGACCAGTCCCTAATTGTTGCGACTGCAATACCCAATTCACGGATTCGGCCGATAACTGTTGTTGCATCAACTCGCCTCCGTGACCATAAACCAGATGAATTTGCTGCGCACCAATCCCCTGACATGTATCAATCACATGTTTCACCATGGGTTTACCTGCCAGAGTATGAAGAACCTTGGGCAACTGAGAATACATCCGGGTTCCTTTTCCCGCGGCTAAAATCACGGCACTGAATTTCATGGTCTACCTTTATACTGAGTCGGAAAGAGAGTTCTGATTTTATACGGGAAATCGCCAATAGTTAAATCATCGGCAATCATTTTTGCAGAAAAACGAAAAAGGCGACAGAAAGTCGCCTTTTTGGAACGTCATCAATGATTAATTAACGACGTTTTTTAACCAGCTCGATTACTCGTAGCTTAGCAATGGCTTTAGCCAGTTCACTGGCCGCCTGCGCGAAGTCCATCCCGCCTTGCTGATTCTGAATATTTTCTTCAGCACGACGTTTGGCTTCTTCCGCCTTTGCTGCGTCTAGATCTTCACCACGAATGGCTGTATCAGCAAGTACCGTAGAGGTACTTGCCTGAACTTCCACTATCCCACCAGAAACATAAATAATTTCTTCGTGGCCGTGCTGCTTCACAATACGCACCATACCAGGCTTTATAGCGGTCAGAAGCGGTGCGTGACCATGGTAAATACCAAGTTCACCTTCGCTACCGGTCACCTGAAATGTTTCAACCATGCCAGAGAAAATTTTCTTCTCAGCACTAACGACATCCAGATGAAAGGGTATTGATGCCATATCGCCTCCTAGTCAGCCTTATAGCTTCTTCGCATTCTCAACAGCGTCATCAATTGCACCGCAGTACATAAACGCTTGTTCAGGAACGTCATCATATTCACCGGAAAGGAGACCTTTGAAACCACGCAGGGTTTCTTTCAGAGGAACGTAAATTCCCGGGTCACCAGTAAATACTTCAGCAACGTGGTAAGGCTGAGTCAGGAAACGCTCGATCTTACGTGCACGAGCAACCACCAGCTTATCGTCTTCAGAAAGCTCATCCATACCCAGAATCGCAATGATATCTTTCAACTCTTTATAGCGTTGAAGTGTTGACTGAACACCACGAGCAATATCGTAATGTTCCTGACCAACAACGAGTGGATCAAGCTGACGTGACGTTGAATCAAGCGGGTCAATCGCTGGATACAAGCCCATTGCCGCGATGTTACGGTTCAATACAACCGTTGCATCCAAGTGAGCAAATGTTGTCGCTGGAGATGGGTCAGTCAAGTCATCCGCTGGTACATATACCGCCTGTACAGACGTGATAGAACCTGTTTTGGTTGACGTGATACGTTCTTGCAGAACACCCATTTCTTCTGCCAGTGTCGGCTGATAACCTACCGCAGAAGGCATCCGGCCCAGCAGGGCTGATACTTCTGTTCCCGCGAGGGTATAACGGTAGATGTTATCGATAAACAGCAGTACGTCACGACCTTCGTCACGGAATTTCTCCGCCATAGTCAAACCAGTCAGAGCCACACGCAGACGGTTGCCCGGTGGTTCATTCATCTGACCGTAAACCATCGCTACCTTAGATTCTTCAGGCTTCTCGATGTTAACAACACCCGCTTCCTGCATTTCGAAGTAGAAGTCGTTCCCTTCACGAGTACGCTCACCTACCCCGGCAAATACAGACAAACCTGAGTGTTGCAGTGCGATGTTATTGATCAATTCCATCATGTTGACGGTCTTACCAACACCTGCACCACCGAACAGACCGATTTTACCCCCTTTCGCAAACGGGCAAATCAAGTCAATAACCTTTACACCTGTTTCTAAAAGCTCAGTCGCACTTGACTGTTCTTCGTAGCTTGGCGCTTCACGGTGAATTGAGTACGTTACTTCTGCACCGATATCACCACGTTCGTCAATCGCATCACCTAAAACGTTCATGATACGACCTAACGTTTTAGTACCGACAGGTACTGAGATTGGAGCGCCAGTATTTTCAACTGTCATTCCACGACGTAAACCATCCGAGCTACCCATCACGATGGCGCGAATCACGCCACCGCCTAGTTGTTGCTGCACTTCAAGAACCAGACGTTCTTTCGCATCGACAACATTCAGAGCATCGTAAACACTTGGTACTTCACTCTGTGGGAACTCTACGTCGACTACTGCACCAATGATCTGTACGATCTTACC
Protein-coding sequences here:
- a CDS encoding YigZ family protein — encoded protein: MNDQPYAIPATSVRYDEEIKKSLFMTFLHHTPGVESAKAFIEQIKHQYPDARHHCWAFIAGRPDDSMAWGFSDDGEPSGTAGKPILAQLSGANVGEITAVVVRYYGGVKLGTGGLVKAYGGGVQQALKQLQTIERKITKTLNLALDYGLIPLAQSVIQQFGAQEREAQYLQHVVITIEIEVRYIEEFIQVITNKSSARVLVSSDDELNN
- the fadB gene encoding fatty acid oxidation complex subunit alpha FadB; translated protein: MIFQSKTLQVKEIEGGILELQFCTPKSVNTLDTATLSYLDKALDAILDFPGLTGLILTSDKESFIVGANINEFLGLFQYPSEALEQWLHDANQIFCKLEDLPVPTVSAIRGYTLGGGCECVLATDFRVAAQTTKIGLPETRLGIMPGFGGCVRLPRLIGADNALEAIVQAKIFNAEQALAVGFVDAITTEEALVATARQTLDDAIHNRIDWKRVRQEKGAPLALSPVERLMVFSTAKGMTHQKVSTHYMAPFLAIETIESSATLSRDEALDIERKNFVTLAKSDQAAALVSIYLNDQYIKGLAKTAKQSLTHPINHSAVIGAGVMGGGIAYQSAIKGIPAILKDIVPDSLNLGMDHTAQLLEQGVKRGKLSPRDMANTLASIRPTLNYTGIEEVDVVVEAVVENPKIKSSVLKELEEKVTSNTILTSNTSTIPITQLAAGLSRPEKFCGMHFFNPVHKMPLVEIIRGKETSDETINTVVAFAAHMGKSPIVVNDCPGFFVNRVLFPYFLAFCQLLDEGYDFVQIDQIMEKDFGWPMGPAYLLDVVGIDIAYHAQQVICQAYPTRMKASPDNIITRLYEAKKFGQKTGAGFYQYYTDKRGRNQKVLSSDIHQLVYPSKEPLPVTDKQMIIDRMMIPMMNEVILCMEENIVFSPAEADIALVYGLGFPPFRGGVCRYLDTIGIQQYIQTAQSYQRLGELYHVPKSLEVMVREARVFYPIHHEKSESERG
- the fadA gene encoding acetyl-CoA C-acyltransferase FadA; protein product: MSKQAVIVDCIRTPMGRSKEGVFRHTRAETLSAHLMQSLIQRNPQIPLTDIEDIYWGCVQQTLEQGMNIARNAAVLAGLPFEIGAVTVNRLCGSSMQALHDAARSVSVGDADICLIGGVEHMGHVPMTHGIDMHPGLSKHAAKAAGMMGLTAEMLAKQNQISRDAQDQFALRSHQRAAQATEQKLFQREIVPTQGHNEQGALISLQEDEVIRRDASLEALASLKPVFDPASGTVTAGSSSALSDGASAMIVMSEEKAQQLGLPIRAKIRAMAVAGCEPSVMGIGPVPATRKALKRAGLSLHDIEVIELNEAFAAQALSCIQHFELMDSFDDKMNLWGGAIALGHPLGCSGARISTTLLNVMEHQDAQFGLATMCIGMGQGIATIFERVR
- the glmU gene encoding bifunctional UDP-N-acetylglucosamine diphosphorylase/glucosamine-1-phosphate N-acetyltransferase GlmU; this encodes MKFSAVILAAGKGTRMYSQLPKVLHTLAGKPMVKHVIDTCQGIGAQQIHLVYGHGGELMQQQLSAESVNWVLQSQQLGTGHAVDQAAPYFQDDEQIIVLYGDVPLISEETIDNLLASQPQGGIALLTVVLDNPTGYGRIVRHNDTVVAIVEQKDASEAELAIQEVNTGVMVASGNDLKRWLSGLENNNAQGEYYLTDVIAAAHAEGRAIQAVHPLDPMEVEGVNDRVQLSRLERAYQHSLANKLLTQGVMLRDPARFDLRGQLQCGYDVEIDVNVVIEGSVSLGNNVIIGAGSVLKDCEIDDNTIIRPYSVIEGATVGEMCTVGPFTRLRPGAELKDDAHVGNFVEVKNARLGQGSKANHLTYLGDAEIGDRVNVGAGVITCNYDGANKHKTVIGDDVFVGSDCQLVAPVTIEDGATIGAGTTLTRNVAQGELVITRAKERRVEGWQRPVKK
- a CDS encoding F0F1 ATP synthase subunit epsilon — encoded protein: MASIPFHLDVVSAEKKIFSGMVETFQVTGSEGELGIYHGHAPLLTAIKPGMVRIVKQHGHEEIIYVSGGIVEVQASTSTVLADTAIRGEDLDAAKAEEAKRRAEENIQNQQGGMDFAQAASELAKAIAKLRVIELVKKRR
- the atpD gene encoding F0F1 ATP synthase subunit beta; protein product: MATGKIVQIIGAVVDVEFPQSEVPSVYDALNVVDAKERLVLEVQQQLGGGVIRAIVMGSSDGLRRGMTVENTGAPISVPVGTKTLGRIMNVLGDAIDERGDIGAEVTYSIHREAPSYEEQSSATELLETGVKVIDLICPFAKGGKIGLFGGAGVGKTVNMMELINNIALQHSGLSVFAGVGERTREGNDFYFEMQEAGVVNIEKPEESKVAMVYGQMNEPPGNRLRVALTGLTMAEKFRDEGRDVLLFIDNIYRYTLAGTEVSALLGRMPSAVGYQPTLAEEMGVLQERITSTKTGSITSVQAVYVPADDLTDPSPATTFAHLDATVVLNRNIAAMGLYPAIDPLDSTSRQLDPLVVGQEHYDIARGVQSTLQRYKELKDIIAILGMDELSEDDKLVVARARKIERFLTQPYHVAEVFTGDPGIYVPLKETLRGFKGLLSGEYDDVPEQAFMYCGAIDDAVENAKKL